The genomic region ACTTAAATAAGGGAGAGGCTTTAGGTATAGTTGGAGAGTCTGGATGTGGAAAATCAGTTACAATGATGTCTATAATGAGATTATTACCAGATAATGCTGTTATAGAGGCTGATAGTATCCAATTTGACAATAAAGAAATTTCAAACTTAAAAGAAAAAGAAATGCAGACTTTAAGAGGAAATGAGATGGCAATGATTTTTCAAGATCCTATGACATCTCTAAACCCATTATATACTATTGGGGAACAATTAACTGAGCATTTAATTAAACATAAAAAAATATCCAAAAAAGAAGCTGAAGAAAAGGCTATAGAAATGCTTAAGTTAGTAGGTATTCCTAGTCCTGAAAAAAGATTAAAGCAATATCCACATGAATTTTCAGGTGGAATGAGACAAAGAGTTATGATTGCAATGAGCTTAATTTGCAATCCAAAATTGATTATTGCTGATGAACCTACTACAGCTTTGGATGTTACAATTCAAGCACAAATTTTAGATTTAATGAAGGACTTAAAGAATAAATTAGATACTTCAATAATTTTAATTACACATGACCTTGGTGTTGTTGCAGACTTATGTACAAGAATAAATGTAATGTATGGTGGAATAATAGTAGAGGAAGGAACTGATGAAGATATATTCTATAATCCAAAACACCCATATACATGGGGACTATTAAATAGCGTTCCTAATCCTAAAAGTGATAAAAAAGAAAAACTAAAACCAATTGAAGGGCAACCACCAGATTTATTAAAGCCACCAGTAGGATGTCCTTTTGCAGCAAGATGTAAATATGCAATGAAGGTTTGTGTTGATCATCTTCCACCTTTATTTGAAATATCTAAAGGACACAAGGCTGCTTGTTGGTTAAATCATGAATACGCACCAAAAGTTGAAGCGCCAATAAAGGGAGGGGAAGAATAATGGAAAAGAAAAATGATATTATTTTAGAAGTTAAAAATCTTTGTAAATACTTCCCTGCAAATAAAGGTTTATTTACTAAAAAAAGTTTTGTAAAAGCAGTAGATAATGTTTCTTTTACAATAAAAAGAGGTGAAACCTTAGGATTAGTTGGAGAATCTGGTTGTGGTAAAACTACAACTGGAAGAACTATATTAAAATTATATGAACCAACTTCTGGTCAAATCATTTTTAATGGTGAAGATATAACAAAATATAGTGAAAAGAAAATGGTATCTTTAAGAAAGAATATGCAAATGATATTCCAAGATCCATATGCTTCACTAAATCCAAGAATGACTGTTGGGGACATTATCGGAGAAGCAATAGATATTCATGGTCTTTATAAAGGTGATGAGAGAAATAAAAGAATAATGTACTTATTAGAAAGAGTAGGATTAAATAGTAGTCATATAAGTAGATATCCTCATGAGTTTTCAGGAGGACAAAGGCAAAGAATTGGTATTGCAAGAGCTCTTGCAGTACAACCTGATTTTATAGTTTGTGATGAACCAATATCTGCACTTGATGTTTCGATTCAAGCACAGGTAATTAATATGTTAGAGGAACTTCAAGAAGAATTTGGTTTAACATATCTATTTATTGCACACGATTTATCAATGGTTAAGCATATTTCAACACATATTGGGGTAATGTATTTGGGTCAAATGGTTGAAAAAGGACCAGCTGATGATGTTTATTTAAAACCTAAACATCCATATACACAAGCATTACTTTCAGCAGTACCAATAGCAGATCCTAAGGTTGCAAAAAACAACAAAAGAATTATATTAGAAGGAGATATACCTTCACCAATAGATCCAGCACCAGGATGTAGATTTAAAGGTAGATGTAGATATGCAAAACCAATTTGCGGCGAAGTTGATCCAGAACTTAGAGAAGTTGAGCCGGGTCACTTTGTGGCATGTCATTTATTTAATAAATAAGCTATCGATTGCATGAGCAATTTAGATATAAAAAAATAATAAGGGGGAAAAATTATGAAAAAGAACAAGTTAAAAAGAATTTGTGCTTTAGCACTAACACTTGCACTTGGAATGTCAGTATTTGCTGGTTGCGGCTCTAAAGAAGATGCAACAGAAAACAAGACATTAATTTACAACTTAGGGGAAGATCCTGAAACAATCGACCCTACATTAAATACTTCAGTTGGAGGTTCAACAATAATTTCTAATGCTTTTGAAGGGTTATTAAGACTTGATGAGCATGAAAAAGCAATACCTGGTGTTGCTGAAGAATTTGAAGTATCTGATGACCAATTAGTTTATACTTTTAAATTAAGAAAAGATGCTAAATGGTCAGATGGAGAACCTGTAACAGCTGAAAATTTTAAATATTCTTGGGTTAGAGCATTAGATCCAGCTACAGCTTCAGAATATTCTTATCAATTATTCTATATTAAGAATGCTGAAAAATTCAATGCTGGTGAAGTAACTGCTGATGAATTAGGAATTGAAGTAGTGGATGATCATACTTTAGTAGTAACATTAGAAGCACCTACAGCTTATTTCCCAGAATTAATGGCATTCCCAACTTACTTCCCATTAAGAGAAGATATAGTTTCTGCTGATCCAGAAGGTTGGGCTTTAGAACCATCAACTTACGTTACAAATGGTCCTTTCAAACTAGTAGAATGGACAATGAAAGATCAATTAGTATTTGAAAAGAATGAAAACTACTGGAATAAAGATGCTATTAAGCTTGATAAGTTAGTAATGAAGATGGTTACTGATGAAAATACTGCTTATGCTTCTTTAAAATCAGGAGAATTCGATATGATTGATACTGTTCCACCAGCAGAAATTGAAAATGGTAAGAGTGAAGGATTAGTTACAATTTATCCTAACTTAGCAACATATTTCTTAGGAATTAATGTTGGTAAACAAGATACTCTTGATGCAGATGTTAAAAAAGCTTTAAGTGATAAAAGAGTAAGACAAGCGCTTGCTTTAGCTATCGATAGAAAAGCTATAGTAGAAAATGTTACTAAAGCTGGTCAAGTACCTGCACATTCATTTGTACCTAAGGGTATATTAAATGAAAATGGTGAAGACTTTGCTTCAAAAGAATATTATGATGCAAATGTTGTTAATATAGAAAAAGCTAAGCAATTATTAGCTGAAGCAGGATATCCAAATGGAGAAGGTCTTCCAACATTAGAATTCATGTATAATACTGAAGGATCACACAAAGATATAGCTCAAGTTATTCAACAAGATTGGGCTAAGATTGGTGTTAATGTTGAATTAACAAACCAAGAATGGAAAGTATTCTTAAATACAAGACAAGAAGGACAATATGAAATTGCAAGACATGGTTGGTCTGCAGATTATGTTGATCCAATGACATTCTTAGATATGTGGGTAACAGGCGGCGGAAATAATGATTCTGGATTTAGCAATGCTAAATACGATGAATTAATTTCTAAAGCTAAAACAGAATCAGATGCTGCTAAGAGATGGGAATACATGAAACAAGCAGAAGACATCTTAATGGATGAAATGCCAATAATCCCATTATATTACTACACTAAAGTTAAGGGTGCAAAACCAGAAGTTAAGGGAGTTAGAGTTTCTACTCTAGGTCAAGTTTACTTTGATGGTGCTTATATTGAAGCATCTGCTGAATAATTAGATAAAAAGGGGCTGTCGCATTAGCGGGTGAAAAAAACGCTAGCGACAGCTCCTATTTTTCAATAAAAAGAGAAGATTCGAATCTTTGCTGACAAAATAAAATTATTTCTTAAAAAAGGCGCACTTTAATAAGCCTAAGAAAAAAGACTTTTTTAAAATTAATTATGCAGTTTTCTTTATTTCAAATAAATGTTGTCCAGTTCGGCCTGCTTGGATTTTTCTATGAATTTTATTTATATTATGAGCCATTGCAAGCAATGTACTTTCGGCTAAAACATTTCTTTGTCCACGACACATGAACCTTCTAAAATTCATATCTTGTTTAACTTGCGCAAAGGAACCTTCTGCTTGAATACTCCTATTCATTCTTAGCAAGCAACCTTCATCACTAATTATTCTCTCTAAGTCTTCTTTTCTTTGACGATTAAATTTTTTTGAGGTTTCAAATTTTTTAGTTCTTTCTTCTAAAGGTGTTTTGCAATTATTTCCTTTAATGCATTTGCTTTTATATTTACAATCACTACAATCTTCACATGTATAAATTGTTTTTTCACTTTCATATCCTGTTTTTGATTTTCTTAATTTTACGCCTTCCATTTTTAACTTTTTACCATTCTGACATATGAAAATATCATTTTCAGGATTATAATCCATATTTTCTATTTTACCAATATCATTTTTATATTTTCTCGTTTTTGATAATTCGTAGTTAGCAGGTTTAATAAATGCTATTTGATTATTATCTTCAATAAAAGAATAATTTTCTTCACTTTCATATCCAGCATCAGCAACAATTTTTAAGTATTTAAAATTTAAATGTTCCTCCATAGTTTTTAAAAATGGTATTAGAGTCGTTGTGTCTGTGGGCTGAGGCCCTACCGTAAGCCAAGTAATGTATTCTGAATCTACTCCATGTTGTACATTATAAGCAGGTTTAAGTTGTCCATTTTTCATAGCATCTTCCTTCATTCTCATAAATGTAGCATCAGTATCTGTTTTTGAATAGCTATTTCTATCACCGCAAGTGTACACTTTCTGATTATATTCTTTAAATTTTGAAAGATACTCTTCAAGTTTTTCTATAGACTTTTGTAGTGTAGTTTTTCTTTTACCACATCCGTGGACGAATTCTATACCTTCTGATCTCTTCAACTCATAAAGCTTTTTTCTTAGCTTCTTCACATGTTTAATTTCTACTTTATCTTTATAAATTAATTTAATTCCATAAAGTTCTTCAGATTCTTTTACAAGGTCGGCTAATTTAATTAATAACTTTGCCATGTTTTTTGTAACAGCTTTTTTCCAAACAAAAGTATATTTATTTGCACAAGCTTCTATTTTAGTACCATCAATAAATATGTTGTTACCTGATACTTCTCCTATTTTATAAAGAAAATTAGTCATTTCAGCTAAAATCTTTTCAGAACATGGGGCGAAATGTAAACTTCTAAACCTTGCAAATGTTGAGTGATCCGGAGCGGAAGCCCCTTCTAGTAAAAACATAAAATTTATATCTCTACGGCAAGCTAGCTCAATATCACGTGAAGAATAAATTCCATTCATATAAGCGTATAGCATAATTTTCAGCATTTTCATGGGCGATACTTGATTTTCTCTTATTCTAAAATAAGTAGAATATAGCTCAGTCAAATCCATCTCCTCTACAAACTGGCTTAGTAATCGCACAGAATCATTACTTGGAATTATGCAATCAATATCAAAAGGAAGTTTTAGTTGATAAACCTTTTGATTTAAAGTATAATTTTTTCGTAAGATTTTTTTTATAGGCATGAAAAATATTTTACCATAAATCCTAGACTTTTAAAGTCTGGGATTTATTTTTTTCATCAAAAAGGAGCTTCACACTAATTATTTAGTGCGACAGCCCCTTTTTTATTAATTTTATAATTAAATTTTAAGGAGATTGTCCATATTATATAATCCTGCTATATTAATTGAAGCCATAAATTCACAAGCTTTTAGTGCACCTATTGCAAATACTTCACGAGAGATAGCTTTATGTGAAATTTCTATAACTTCTCCTGTGCCTGCAAATATTATTTCATGCTCTCCTACAATAGAGCCTCCTCTTATAGAGTGGATTCCAATTTCCTCTTTAGTTCGTTTCTTAGAGCCGTATCGACCATAAATATAGGAACTTTCCTTAGATAATGAATTTTTAATAGTATTTGCTAGTTGTAGTGCAGTACCGCTAGGAGAATCAACTTTTTGATTATGATGCTTTTCTATAATTTCAATATCAAAGTTTTTATACAAAACTGGAACTATTTTTTTTAATAAGGAATTAATTAAATTTATTCCTAAAGACATATTAGCGGATTTAAAGATAGGGATTAGTTTGCTTTTTTCCTCGATTAGTTCTAAATCCTTTTTATTATATCCAGTTGTACATAATATTATAGGCTTTTTCTTTGCTACACTAAAAGTTAATAAATCTTCAAGGGATTCTGGTCTTGAAAAATCAAGCAAAACATCATATTCAAAGTCTATTTCATTTATAGAGCTAAATATTTTATAGTTATATTTCTTGTTTAAGAACTTATCTACACCAGCAACTATTTCTATATTAGGAAAGTCCTTTGAAAGCTCTGTTACTGTTTTTCCCATTTTTCCGCAACAGCCATTTAATATAACCTTTATCATATCTCTCTCCTTATATTAAATTATAATTTTTTAATGTTTCTTTTAAAGTTTTTAGATTTTCTTCTTCCATTTCTGCTAGAGGAAGTCTTAATTCACCAACATCTTTTCCTATTAAATTTAATGCTGTTTTTACTGGAACGGGATTAGTTTCTATGAATAACTTATTTGCTAATTCTAAAGTTTTTAATTGAAGTTCTAAGGCCATTTCTATATTTTTATTAAGATAGCTGAAAGTCATATCGTGGACAGTTCTTGGAATAATATTTGCTAAAACTGATATTACACCAATACCGCCAAGGGACATTACGGGTATTATTTGATCATCATTTCCAGAATATATATCTATTGCATTACCACATAAAGCTTTCATTTGAGCAACTTGACTTATGTTGCCGCTTGCCTCCTTTATGGCCGATATATTTTTAAATTTTGATAATGTTAGAAGTTGTTTAGGAGTTATATTAACACCAGTTCGAGATGGAACATTATATAAAATAATAGGAGTATCAACTGCATCATTAATAGCTTTAAAATGTTTAATTAATCCCTTGTTTGTAGTTTTATTATAGTAAGGGGTAATGACTAGTAAAGCATCTGCTCCGACTTCTTCTGCATATTGACTCATTTTAATTGAAGCTTTAGTATCATTAGTTCCTGTACCGGCAATTACCGGTATTCTTCTATTAACCACATCAACAGTAAATTTAATAACTTTTTTTCTTTCGTATAAAGACATAGTACTTGCTTCACCCGTAGTACCACATATAACAATTGCATCAGTTTTTTCTTTAATATGCCATTCTAATAATTCTTCAAGCTTTTTATAATTTATGGAACCATTTTTAAAAGGGGTAACTATTGCTACCGCTGAACCCTTAAAAATTGCCATTATTTATCACTCCTTATTAATAATTCAGCTATTTGAACTGCATTTAAAGCAGCGCCTTTTCTAATGTTATCAGCTACAACCCATAGGTTTAATCCGTTTTCTATACTAAAATCTCTTCTTATTCGACCTATATATACATCATCTTTTTCAGAAACCATAAGGGGAGTAGGGTATTTAAGTTCATTAATATTATCAAAAACTTTAATTCCTTTAGTATTCTTGAATAATTGAAAAATATCATTTATTTCAAAGGCCTTTTTTAACTCTATATTTATACTTTCACTATGACATTTTAGTACAGGAACTCTAACACAAGTAGATGTAATCTTTAATTCTGGCTTATGAAGAATTTTCTTTGTTTCATCAATCATTTTCATTTCTTCCTTTGTATATCCGTTATCTAGGAAAATATCTATTTGAGGTATACAATTTCCTGCTATTTCATAAGGAAATTTTTGAGGGGGGAGTCCCATTAGTCCGTTTTCTAAATCTTTAATACCATCCATACCAGCACCAGATACAGCCTGATATGTAGAATATATTATTCTTTTAATGCCATAATTATCCTCTAAAACTTTTAATGGAAGGACTGCCTGAATTGTAGAACAATTAGGATTTGCAATTATACCCTTATGCCATTTTATATCTTCAGGATTTACTTCTGGAACAACTAAGGGAACATTTTTATCCATTCTATAGGCACTTGAGTTATCAACAACAGTTGACCCAATTGATACAAAAATTTTTGCAAATTTTAAACTTATAGTTGCTCCAGCAGAAAATAGAGCTAAATCAATTTTTTTATTTATTATATTATCTCTTTTTGTTTCTTCTACCAAGATTTCTTTGTTTTTAAATTTTAACTTGGACCCAGCAGATTTTTTTGAAGCAAAAAGATATAAGTTTTTTATTGGAAAATTTCTTTTTTCTAGGATATCTAAAAATTTTCTCCCAACATTGCCTGTAGCTCCAACAATTGCTACATTATACATTGTTTTATGCCTCCTTTGATAGATTCTGATAAATTTCCATCGGGAAAATATCTAATATATTATATAAAGCTTAAGTAAATATAGTGAAAGCAAATTAAAGTATAGAAAATATAAATTTGGAAAAGATATTAATATCAAATCGATAGGGGGTATTAAAATGAGTAAAACACCATTGAAAAAAATAATAAAGTCAAAAATAAAGTCAAAAAAGGAATTATCACCAGAAGAATTACTTAGAGAAAAGCTTAAATATGAAATAGCTGAAGAATTAGGT from Clostridium isatidis harbors:
- a CDS encoding ABC transporter ATP-binding protein, which produces MEKKNDIILEVKNLCKYFPANKGLFTKKSFVKAVDNVSFTIKRGETLGLVGESGCGKTTTGRTILKLYEPTSGQIIFNGEDITKYSEKKMVSLRKNMQMIFQDPYASLNPRMTVGDIIGEAIDIHGLYKGDERNKRIMYLLERVGLNSSHISRYPHEFSGGQRQRIGIARALAVQPDFIVCDEPISALDVSIQAQVINMLEELQEEFGLTYLFIAHDLSMVKHISTHIGVMYLGQMVEKGPADDVYLKPKHPYTQALLSAVPIADPKVAKNNKRIILEGDIPSPIDPAPGCRFKGRCRYAKPICGEVDPELREVEPGHFVACHLFNK
- a CDS encoding IS1182 family transposase, which translates into the protein MPIKKILRKNYTLNQKVYQLKLPFDIDCIIPSNDSVRLLSQFVEEMDLTELYSTYFRIRENQVSPMKMLKIMLYAYMNGIYSSRDIELACRRDINFMFLLEGASAPDHSTFARFRSLHFAPCSEKILAEMTNFLYKIGEVSGNNIFIDGTKIEACANKYTFVWKKAVTKNMAKLLIKLADLVKESEELYGIKLIYKDKVEIKHVKKLRKKLYELKRSEGIEFVHGCGKRKTTLQKSIEKLEEYLSKFKEYNQKVYTCGDRNSYSKTDTDATFMRMKEDAMKNGQLKPAYNVQHGVDSEYITWLTVGPQPTDTTTLIPFLKTMEEHLNFKYLKIVADAGYESEENYSFIEDNNQIAFIKPANYELSKTRKYKNDIGKIENMDYNPENDIFICQNGKKLKMEGVKLRKSKTGYESEKTIYTCEDCSDCKYKSKCIKGNNCKTPLEERTKKFETSKKFNRQRKEDLERIISDEGCLLRMNRSIQAEGSFAQVKQDMNFRRFMCRGQRNVLAESTLLAMAHNINKIHRKIQAGRTGQHLFEIKKTA
- a CDS encoding aspartate-semialdehyde dehydrogenase, whose product is MYNVAIVGATGNVGRKFLDILEKRNFPIKNLYLFASKKSAGSKLKFKNKEILVEETKRDNIINKKIDLALFSAGATISLKFAKIFVSIGSTVVDNSSAYRMDKNVPLVVPEVNPEDIKWHKGIIANPNCSTIQAVLPLKVLEDNYGIKRIIYSTYQAVSGAGMDGIKDLENGLMGLPPQKFPYEIAGNCIPQIDIFLDNGYTKEEMKMIDETKKILHKPELKITSTCVRVPVLKCHSESINIELKKAFEINDIFQLFKNTKGIKVFDNINELKYPTPLMVSEKDDVYIGRIRRDFSIENGLNLWVVADNIRKGAALNAVQIAELLIRSDK
- the dapA gene encoding 4-hydroxy-tetrahydrodipicolinate synthase yields the protein MAIFKGSAVAIVTPFKNGSINYKKLEELLEWHIKEKTDAIVICGTTGEASTMSLYERKKVIKFTVDVVNRRIPVIAGTGTNDTKASIKMSQYAEEVGADALLVITPYYNKTTNKGLIKHFKAINDAVDTPIILYNVPSRTGVNITPKQLLTLSKFKNISAIKEASGNISQVAQMKALCGNAIDIYSGNDDQIIPVMSLGGIGVISVLANIIPRTVHDMTFSYLNKNIEMALELQLKTLELANKLFIETNPVPVKTALNLIGKDVGELRLPLAEMEEENLKTLKETLKNYNLI
- a CDS encoding ABC transporter ATP-binding protein; the protein is MSKLLEVKNLKTSFKTHIGDVQSVRGVSFYLNKGEALGIVGESGCGKSVTMMSIMRLLPDNAVIEADSIQFDNKEISNLKEKEMQTLRGNEMAMIFQDPMTSLNPLYTIGEQLTEHLIKHKKISKKEAEEKAIEMLKLVGIPSPEKRLKQYPHEFSGGMRQRVMIAMSLICNPKLIIADEPTTALDVTIQAQILDLMKDLKNKLDTSIILITHDLGVVADLCTRINVMYGGIIVEEGTDEDIFYNPKHPYTWGLLNSVPNPKSDKKEKLKPIEGQPPDLLKPPVGCPFAARCKYAMKVCVDHLPPLFEISKGHKAACWLNHEYAPKVEAPIKGGEE
- the dapB gene encoding 4-hydroxy-tetrahydrodipicolinate reductase, producing MIKVILNGCCGKMGKTVTELSKDFPNIEIVAGVDKFLNKKYNYKIFSSINEIDFEYDVLLDFSRPESLEDLLTFSVAKKKPIILCTTGYNKKDLELIEEKSKLIPIFKSANMSLGINLINSLLKKIVPVLYKNFDIEIIEKHHNQKVDSPSGTALQLANTIKNSLSKESSYIYGRYGSKKRTKEEIGIHSIRGGSIVGEHEIIFAGTGEVIEISHKAISREVFAIGALKACEFMASINIAGLYNMDNLLKI
- a CDS encoding peptide ABC transporter substrate-binding protein is translated as MKKNKLKRICALALTLALGMSVFAGCGSKEDATENKTLIYNLGEDPETIDPTLNTSVGGSTIISNAFEGLLRLDEHEKAIPGVAEEFEVSDDQLVYTFKLRKDAKWSDGEPVTAENFKYSWVRALDPATASEYSYQLFYIKNAEKFNAGEVTADELGIEVVDDHTLVVTLEAPTAYFPELMAFPTYFPLREDIVSADPEGWALEPSTYVTNGPFKLVEWTMKDQLVFEKNENYWNKDAIKLDKLVMKMVTDENTAYASLKSGEFDMIDTVPPAEIENGKSEGLVTIYPNLATYFLGINVGKQDTLDADVKKALSDKRVRQALALAIDRKAIVENVTKAGQVPAHSFVPKGILNENGEDFASKEYYDANVVNIEKAKQLLAEAGYPNGEGLPTLEFMYNTEGSHKDIAQVIQQDWAKIGVNVELTNQEWKVFLNTRQEGQYEIARHGWSADYVDPMTFLDMWVTGGGNNDSGFSNAKYDELISKAKTESDAAKRWEYMKQAEDILMDEMPIIPLYYYTKVKGAKPEVKGVRVSTLGQVYFDGAYIEASAE